Proteins encoded within one genomic window of Lysinibacillus louembei:
- the sigH gene encoding RNA polymerase sporulation sigma factor SigH, with protein sequence MPTKQQFEELSDNELVEQVRLGNTDALDFLITKYRLFVKAKARSYFLVGADKEDIVQEGMIGLYKAIRDFNGDKLASFRAFAELCVTRQIITAIKTATRQKHIPLNSYVSLDKPIYDEESERTLMDIITSPISDDPMHAMISQEEFSYLEEKMSEVLSELEQQVLALYLEGRSYYEISELLNRHVKSIDNALQRVKRKLERHLEVEGIR encoded by the coding sequence ATGCCAACCAAACAGCAATTTGAAGAGCTTTCTGATAATGAGCTTGTAGAGCAAGTTCGTCTAGGTAATACAGATGCGCTAGACTTTTTAATAACAAAATACCGTTTATTTGTGAAGGCGAAGGCAAGATCCTATTTTCTTGTTGGTGCTGACAAGGAAGATATCGTACAAGAGGGCATGATTGGCTTATATAAGGCGATACGTGACTTCAATGGGGACAAGCTTGCTTCGTTTCGAGCGTTCGCTGAACTATGTGTAACGAGACAAATTATTACAGCAATTAAAACAGCAACAAGGCAAAAACATATACCACTTAATTCGTATGTGTCACTTGATAAGCCGATTTATGATGAAGAATCTGAACGGACTTTAATGGACATTATTACAAGCCCGATATCAGATGATCCTATGCATGCAATGATTAGTCAGGAAGAATTCAGCTATTTAGAAGAAAAAATGAGTGAAGTACTAAGCGAGTTAGAGCAACAAGTGCTAGCTTTATATTTAGAAGGTCGATCGTATTATGAGATTTCCGAATTGTTAAATCGCCATGTGAAATCAATTGATAATGCATTGCAGCGGGTGAAGCGAAAATTAGAGCGACATTTAGAGGTTGAGGGTATTCGCTAA
- the nusG gene encoding transcription termination/antitermination protein NusG, giving the protein MEKNWYVVHTYSGYENRVKANLEKRVETMGMQDKIFRVIVPEQEEVDVKEDGKKRTVMRKVFPGYVLVEIIMTDDSWYVVRNTPGVTGFIGSSGGGAKPTPLLPEEAERLLAQMGMKDTALGDIAIEVGEVVEVLEGPFAHFQGKVEEVDVEKSKVKVSVDMFGRETMMELSFEQIRKI; this is encoded by the coding sequence ATGGAGAAAAATTGGTATGTAGTTCACACATATTCAGGTTATGAAAATCGCGTAAAAGCAAATTTAGAAAAGCGCGTTGAAACGATGGGGATGCAAGATAAAATTTTCCGTGTTATCGTTCCAGAGCAAGAAGAAGTGGATGTAAAAGAGGATGGTAAAAAGCGTACAGTCATGCGCAAAGTTTTCCCAGGCTACGTGCTAGTGGAAATTATTATGACGGATGATTCTTGGTATGTTGTCCGCAATACACCAGGTGTGACAGGCTTTATCGGCTCATCAGGTGGCGGCGCTAAACCAACACCATTATTGCCTGAGGAGGCTGAGCGCTTACTTGCACAAATGGGCATGAAAGATACAGCGCTTGGTGACATCGCAATTGAAGTTGGAGAAGTTGTTGAAGTATTAGAAGGACCATTTGCTCACTTCCAAGGTAAAGTGGAAGAGGTAGATGTCGAAAAATCAAAAGTCAAAGTTAGCGTTGATATGTTTGGACGCGAAACGATGATGGAGTTAAGCTTCGAACAAATTCGCAAAATCTAA
- the secE gene encoding preprotein translocase subunit SecE, which produces MSKVTTFLQEVGSEMRKTSWPKSKELTKYTVVVIVTVVVMALYFSVVDLGISELFRWFLSL; this is translated from the coding sequence ATGAGTAAAGTAACAACTTTTCTGCAAGAAGTAGGCTCAGAAATGCGAAAAACAAGCTGGCCAAAAAGTAAAGAGTTAACAAAATATACAGTTGTAGTTATTGTGACAGTTGTAGTGATGGCTTTATATTTTTCGGTAGTGGATTTAGGTATTTCTGAATTATTCCGCTGGTTCTTAAGTTTGTAA
- the rpmG gene encoding 50S ribosomal protein L33, with amino-acid sequence MKRQNAEKVMRVAQKVIISCEKCGSRNYAMPVKQGATKRLELKKFCAHCNEHTMHKQTI; translated from the coding sequence TTGAAAAGACAAAATGCCGAAAAGGTGATGCGGGTGGCACAAAAAGTCATTATAAGCTGTGAAAAATGCGGCTCAAGAAATTATGCGATGCCTGTTAAACAAGGCGCAACAAAGCGATTAGAGCTCAAGAAATTTTGCGCACATTGCAATGAACATACGATGCATAAACAAACGATATAG